Genomic window (Bradyrhizobium sp. 186):
CGGCGCACCGAGTGCGGACGTGCGGATCGACGCGCAGCCCGTGAGCGATATGGTCGACCGTCCGCTCGGTGCGGCGCGCACGCAGCTCCACGAGACCTATATCGTCTCACAGACCCGCGACGGCTTGATCATCGTCGACCAGCATGCCGCCCATGAGCGCATCGTCTATGAGCGGCTGAAGGCGTCGCTGGCCGCAAACGGCGTGCAGCGGCAGATCCTGTTGATCCCGGAAATCGTCGAGATGGACGAAGCCACGGTGGAGCGGCTTCTGGCGCGCAGCGACGAGCTTGCATCGTTCGGGCTTGCGATCGAGTCCTTCGGCCCCGGCGCGGTCGCCGTGCGCGAGACGCCGTCACTGCTCGGCAAGGCCAACGCGGGCGGCCTGTTGCGCGATCTCGCCGAGCACATGGCCGAATGGGACGAGGCGCTGCCGCTGGAGCGCCGCCTGATGCACGTCGCCGCCACCATGGCCTGTCACGGCTCGGTGCGCGCCGGCCGCAGACTGAGACCTGAGGAGATGAACGCGCTGCTCCGCGAGATGGAGGAGACGCCGAACTCCGGCCAGTGCAATCACGGCCGGCCAACCTATGTCGAATTGAAGCTTGCCGATGTGGAGAAGCTGTTCGGGCGGAGGTGATTTACGCGTTGCGCTTCAAAAACACGAACTCCGTGTCGTCATACGCGCGCCGCTCCAGTTCCTCGAACCCCTGCGGCGTCACGAACAGCGCGGCCTTCGCCTCCTCCACCACGAGCAGCGCACCCGGCGTGAGCCAGCCACCGTCACGCAAACTGGCAAGCGCCTGCTCGGCAAGACCCTTGCCGTAGGGCGGATCGAGGAACACCAGCGAGAACGGCTCGACCGGATGCGCTGGGCCGAGGTCGGCTGCGTCGCGGCGATAGATCTTGGTCACGCCGCCGAGGCCGAGCGTCTCGACATTG
Coding sequences:
- the rsmD gene encoding 16S rRNA (guanine(966)-N(2))-methyltransferase RsmD, which codes for MRVVGGRLKGRNLASPSSRDIRPTADRLREAVFNILVHAYDDPIQDARVLDLFAGTGALGIEAASRGAKFTLFVDNGAEARALLRNNVETLGLGGVTKIYRRDAADLGPAHPVEPFSLVFLDPPYGKGLAEQALASLRDGGWLTPGALLVVEEAKAALFVTPQGFEELERRAYDDTEFVFLKRNA